GGATCCTAGAACAAGAATTCAAAGAATAGGAATAGCAAAGGAGTGAAAAAATGGCGATACTAAAAGCGGAAAATCTAAAATCCTTTTATATATTAGACATTTATGGAAGAAAGCAAATAGTTCAAGCAGTAAATGGGGTTTCCTTAGAAGTTGAAGAAAATGAAATATATGGAATAGCAGGAGAATCAGGCTGTGGAAAAAGCACTTTAGTGAAGGTATTATATGGTATGTTGGAACCCCCATTAACTCTTATTGATGGTAATGTTTTTTATAGAAAAAATGGAGAGTTTATCAGTATATTTACCCTTTCTGAAGAAGAGATTCAAGATCTGAGATGGAAATTTATTTCCTATATTCCTCAAGGATCTATGAACGTTTTAAATCCCGTTATAAAAATTATTGATTCTTTTTGGGACTTTATTGGAGCTCATGTAGCAAAGGATGAAAAAGAGAAGATGGAAAATTCATTATTTGAATTTTTTAAGATGTTAGGCTTACCCTCAAAAACCTTATTTGCCTACCCTCATCAGCTCTCGGGTGGTATGAGGCAAAGGGTAATCGTTGCCTTGGCAACCTTTTTAAACCCGAAAGTAATAATTGCAGACGAGCCAACTACTGCCTTAGATGTAGTAGCCCAAAGGGGAGTATTACAACTTTTAAAGTCTGTTCAGAGTATTTTAAATAATACAATAATTCTTGTTACTCATGATATGGGAGTTCATGCAACAACATCCGATAGGATTGGAATTATGTACGCAGGAAATATAATTGAAGAGGCAAAAACAGAAGAATTATATGAAAATCCTCTTCATCCTTATACCCAATATTTAATAAGATCTTTACCTAAGATAGGGGATAAATCTTATAAAGTAAGTGCCCCAGGAACTCCCCCGTCCCTTGCCAATCCCCCATCAGGCTGTAAGTTTCATCCAAGATGTAACTATGCTATGGAAGAATGTAAAATAAATGTTCCAAAATTTGTGGAGATAAAACCTCAACATAAGGTTGCATGTTTCCTATATTCAAAGGAGGTAGATTCATGACAAATAATAACTATATTCTAAAAGTTGAGAATTTAACAAAGATATTTACTTTAGGAAATATCTTTTCCAGAATAAAAATTGTTGCAGTGAACAATGTATCCTTCGAGATAAAAGAAGGAGAAATATTTACCTTAGCAGGAGAAAGCGGTAGTGGAAAAACTACTGTTGCAAGAATAATTTTGGGATTTCATGAGCCCACCTCAGGAAGAATAATCTACAAAGGAAAGGATATAACAAGTTTAAATAAAGAAAACAGAAATTTCTTTAGAAGAGAGGTACAAGCAATATTCCAGAACCCCTTTGAAACTTTTAATCCCTTGAGAAAAGTCTCTAGCTACT
This DNA window, taken from Dictyoglomus sp., encodes the following:
- a CDS encoding ABC transporter ATP-binding protein; translation: MAILKAENLKSFYILDIYGRKQIVQAVNGVSLEVEENEIYGIAGESGCGKSTLVKVLYGMLEPPLTLIDGNVFYRKNGEFISIFTLSEEEIQDLRWKFISYIPQGSMNVLNPVIKIIDSFWDFIGAHVAKDEKEKMENSLFEFFKMLGLPSKTLFAYPHQLSGGMRQRVIVALATFLNPKVIIADEPTTALDVVAQRGVLQLLKSVQSILNNTIILVTHDMGVHATTSDRIGIMYAGNIIEEAKTEELYENPLHPYTQYLIRSLPKIGDKSYKVSAPGTPPSLANPPSGCKFHPRCNYAMEECKINVPKFVEIKPQHKVACFLYSKEVDS